One stretch of Bremerella cremea DNA includes these proteins:
- a CDS encoding metal ABC transporter ATP-binding protein, translating into MITTQQLPESITPTTPAIEVEHLTVSYGAVPALLDVSFTIPQGQLVGIIGPNGSGKSTLVKAILGFLRPDIGNVRIFGIPAERTRRLVAYVPQRGSIDWDFPVTVEEVAMMGRYGNIPWWQWGASKQDREIVEEALSIVRMSDFRKRQIGELSGGQQQRVFMARALAQGARVVLLDEPFAGVDAATERAILNVLESAKQSGRTLVVVHHDLATAAEFFDSLILLKQRLFAFGTPAQVLLPELLSEVYDGHVRAFEHLNRVVREKAK; encoded by the coding sequence ATGATAACCACACAACAACTTCCCGAATCAATCACGCCGACGACCCCTGCGATTGAAGTCGAGCATCTGACGGTAAGTTACGGCGCGGTCCCTGCTTTGCTTGACGTATCGTTCACCATTCCCCAGGGGCAACTGGTCGGCATCATCGGACCGAACGGTTCGGGCAAGTCGACGTTGGTGAAAGCGATACTTGGCTTCCTTCGTCCTGATATCGGCAACGTCCGCATCTTTGGCATCCCGGCGGAACGAACCCGTCGTCTGGTTGCGTACGTCCCCCAGCGGGGCAGCATTGATTGGGACTTTCCGGTGACGGTCGAAGAAGTCGCGATGATGGGGCGTTACGGAAACATCCCCTGGTGGCAATGGGGTGCCTCGAAGCAAGATCGCGAGATCGTCGAAGAAGCCCTCTCGATCGTTCGCATGTCGGACTTTCGTAAACGGCAAATTGGGGAACTCTCTGGTGGGCAACAACAACGTGTCTTCATGGCGCGTGCTTTGGCTCAAGGGGCCCGGGTGGTCCTGCTGGACGAACCGTTTGCCGGGGTCGATGCGGCAACCGAGCGAGCCATTTTGAATGTGCTGGAAAGTGCCAAGCAATCGGGACGAACCTTGGTGGTGGTGCATCACGACCTGGCCACGGCGGCAGAGTTCTTCGATTCGCTGATTCTCTTGAAGCAACGGCTGTTCGCGTTTGGTACTCCGGCCCAAGTATTGTTGCCGGAACTGTTAAGCGAAGTGTATGACGGCCATGTCCGCGCCTTCGAACATTTGAACCGTGTGGTTCGGGAGAAGGCGAAGTAG
- a CDS encoding M16 family metallopeptidase → MEFRQATLDNGLDIVAEVNPNAYSLATAFFVKTGSRDETAEVAGVSHFLEHMVFKGTARRSAEDVNRQLDELGAQSNAFTSEEKTVYYAVVLPELQNQVVDLLADIMRPTLRQEDFDTEKKVILEEIMKYDDQPPYGGHEKSMAAYFGEHPLGNSVLGTQESVGALTRDQMMAYFEQHYSPSNIALVATGNVDFDALVEQANQLCGSWQKYEVTRNTARPRGQSNFQFFTKENSIQEYVIQLAESPASEDDDRHAARLLGTIMGDDVGSRFFWELVDPGLAEFAAMESYEFQGCGVMMNYLCCAPQDTQRVLDVVSHEIEKLMAEGVTAHELELAKNKACSHVVLRSERPSSRLFSVGSSWTQRRSLRTVKETVDAYRRVNLDDIGQLLQKYDLRQTSTTAVGPLTSLQIP, encoded by the coding sequence GTGGAATTTCGTCAAGCGACGCTTGATAACGGCTTGGATATTGTCGCGGAAGTCAATCCTAACGCCTATTCCTTGGCGACGGCCTTCTTTGTGAAGACCGGTTCGCGCGACGAAACGGCCGAAGTTGCCGGGGTGAGCCACTTCCTGGAACACATGGTCTTCAAAGGGACGGCCCGCCGTTCGGCTGAAGATGTCAACCGCCAGTTAGACGAACTCGGCGCGCAGTCCAATGCGTTCACCAGCGAAGAAAAAACGGTCTACTACGCGGTTGTGCTGCCAGAACTGCAAAACCAGGTCGTCGATCTGTTGGCCGATATCATGCGGCCTACGCTGCGGCAAGAGGATTTCGACACCGAGAAAAAAGTGATCCTCGAAGAGATCATGAAGTACGACGACCAGCCTCCTTACGGTGGTCACGAAAAGAGCATGGCGGCCTATTTCGGCGAGCATCCGCTGGGCAACAGCGTACTCGGCACGCAAGAGTCGGTTGGCGCACTAACGCGCGACCAAATGATGGCCTACTTCGAGCAGCATTACAGTCCTAGCAACATTGCCCTAGTAGCCACCGGCAATGTCGACTTCGATGCCCTGGTCGAACAAGCCAATCAGCTTTGTGGTAGCTGGCAAAAATACGAAGTTACCCGCAACACGGCCCGACCACGGGGGCAAAGTAATTTTCAGTTCTTCACCAAAGAGAACTCGATTCAAGAGTACGTGATACAACTGGCCGAGTCGCCTGCTTCGGAAGATGATGATCGTCACGCCGCTCGCTTGTTGGGTACGATCATGGGAGACGACGTCGGTAGTCGCTTCTTCTGGGAACTTGTCGATCCAGGCCTGGCCGAGTTTGCGGCCATGGAATCGTATGAGTTTCAAGGCTGCGGTGTGATGATGAATTACCTGTGCTGTGCCCCGCAAGACACGCAGCGAGTGCTTGATGTCGTTTCGCACGAGATCGAGAAACTAATGGCCGAAGGCGTGACTGCCCACGAACTGGAACTAGCCAAAAATAAAGCTTGTTCCCACGTCGTATTACGCAGCGAACGCCCTTCCAGTCGGCTATTCTCGGTCGGCTCGAGCTGGACCCAGCGTCGCAGTTTGCGCACCGTGAAGGAAACAGTCGATGCGTATCGCCGCGTCAACCTGGACGATATTGGCCAATTGCTGCAAAAGTACGATCTTCGCCAGACGTCGACCACGGCGGTCGGTCCGCTGACGTCGCTACAGATTCCCTAG
- a CDS encoding metal ABC transporter solute-binding protein, Zn/Mn family, translating to MFPRSIFALFLSLTLGGALFAEDRKPVIVCSTTQIADFARQVVGDRMVVKSVLAAGQDPHLYEKKPGDAQLVANADLCLENGWHLEGNDWMRKLAEQSGRPLVTCTEGCKSLEVPGGKQAMHDPHAWFSCTNAATYVRNIRDAVIKIDPEHAEEYKSRAALYLDQLRALHNWILREINKIPVEQRVLVTSHDAFNYFCQAYGMTAATPVGWSTGNEIGAGITPERQQETIDSIRQHHVKAIFVETSVNPTKVREIAREAHVEIGGELYSDSMGAEGTAGETYIGMMRENVIIIVQALQ from the coding sequence ATGTTTCCCCGATCAATTTTCGCTCTTTTTCTTAGCCTAACCCTCGGCGGGGCACTTTTTGCTGAGGACCGAAAGCCGGTTATTGTCTGCTCGACGACCCAGATTGCCGATTTTGCCCGTCAGGTGGTTGGCGACCGAATGGTGGTAAAGTCGGTTCTCGCTGCGGGACAAGATCCCCATCTTTACGAGAAGAAGCCTGGCGATGCCCAGTTGGTGGCGAATGCGGACTTGTGCCTTGAAAATGGTTGGCACTTGGAAGGGAACGACTGGATGCGAAAGCTGGCCGAGCAGTCGGGCCGGCCGCTGGTCACGTGTACCGAGGGATGTAAGTCGCTGGAAGTCCCAGGGGGCAAGCAAGCGATGCACGACCCGCATGCTTGGTTCTCTTGCACCAACGCAGCAACCTACGTGCGGAATATACGCGACGCCGTCATAAAAATCGATCCGGAACATGCGGAAGAATATAAGAGCCGGGCCGCACTCTATCTCGATCAATTACGGGCACTGCACAATTGGATTTTGCGTGAGATCAACAAGATACCGGTCGAGCAGCGGGTTCTGGTCACCAGCCACGACGCATTCAACTATTTTTGTCAGGCCTACGGAATGACAGCGGCCACTCCGGTAGGATGGTCCACCGGCAACGAAATCGGTGCCGGCATCACTCCCGAGCGGCAGCAAGAGACGATCGATTCGATTCGTCAGCATCACGTTAAAGCAATCTTCGTCGAAACCTCGGTTAACCCGACCAAGGTTCGTGAAATTGCCCGCGAGGCCCACGTCGAGATTGGCGGCGAACTCTACTCCGATTCGATGGGGGCTGAAGGAACAGCGGGAGAAACTTATATTGGAATGATGCGAGAAAACGTGATCATCATTGTCCAAGCACTTCAATAG
- the ndk gene encoding nucleoside-diphosphate kinase: MERTLVLLKPDCVERRLIGRILGRFEDKGLNIIAMKLIRITPDLAKQHYAEHVSKPFYPGLESFITAAPVVALVLEGLEAISVVRGILGATSGLKAEAGTIRGDFSSSRQMNLVHASDGPEAAKREIELYFQPEEVLDYKPTLTPWMRADDE; encoded by the coding sequence ATGGAACGTACGCTAGTTCTTCTGAAGCCTGATTGTGTTGAACGTCGCTTGATTGGCCGCATCTTGGGCCGTTTCGAGGACAAAGGGCTGAATATCATCGCTATGAAGCTGATCCGCATTACACCGGATCTGGCCAAGCAGCACTACGCCGAACACGTCAGCAAGCCGTTCTACCCAGGCCTAGAATCGTTCATCACTGCCGCCCCTGTCGTGGCTTTGGTGCTGGAAGGTTTGGAAGCGATCAGCGTTGTTCGCGGCATTTTGGGTGCGACCAGCGGGTTGAAGGCCGAAGCGGGTACCATCCGTGGCGATTTCAGCAGCAGCCGCCAGATGAATCTGGTTCATGCTTCCGATGGGCCTGAAGCCGCCAAGCGTGAAATCGAGCTCTACTTCCAGCCTGAAGAAGTGCTGGATTACAAGCCAACGCTGACTCCTTGGATGCGTGCTGACGACGAGTAA
- a CDS encoding DUF1501 domain-containing protein gives MVTRRQLLQSSAWGLGGLALGQLLSAESEAASGVLTNLHHTPKAKRVIFLFQAGGPSQLDLFDYKPVLNQKHGQQLPPSVRGEQRLTGMSGNQSSLPLVGSPFKFARHGQAGTWMSELLPHTAKVADEISVIRSVNTEAINHGPGVTYVQTGSQIPGRPCIGSWLSYGLGTENDNLPAFVVLVTANKGGQPLAARLWGNGFLPSHHQGVQFRSGDDPVLYLNSPAGVDRASREKALARLDALHRLQPADALVDTRIRQYELAFRMQASIPEVTDLTTEPEHVLEMYGPDSRKPGSFAANCLLARRLAEKNVRFIQLYHQGWDHHGGLPSSIKTQCSETDQPAAALIQDLKQRGLLDETLVVWGGEFGRTNYCQGKLGPNNFGRDHHGRCFSVWMAGGGIKGGVTLGTTDEYGFNIVDQPVHIHDLQATIMHVMGIDHERLTFRHQGRAFRLTDVHGKVVQPILA, from the coding sequence ATGGTAACACGTCGGCAATTGCTGCAATCGTCTGCTTGGGGATTAGGTGGCTTAGCGCTGGGACAACTGCTTTCCGCCGAAAGCGAAGCAGCTTCCGGGGTGCTGACTAATCTGCACCATACGCCCAAGGCGAAACGGGTGATCTTCCTGTTTCAAGCTGGCGGTCCGTCGCAGCTTGATTTGTTTGACTACAAGCCGGTTCTCAATCAAAAGCATGGCCAGCAATTGCCGCCCTCGGTCCGAGGCGAGCAGCGCCTGACCGGGATGAGTGGTAATCAATCGAGCTTGCCGCTGGTCGGCTCGCCGTTTAAGTTCGCTCGGCATGGTCAAGCTGGTACCTGGATGAGCGAACTGTTACCGCACACCGCCAAGGTTGCCGACGAAATCAGCGTGATTCGCTCGGTCAATACCGAGGCCATCAATCATGGGCCAGGCGTAACCTACGTGCAAACCGGCTCGCAAATCCCTGGCCGACCTTGCATTGGTTCGTGGTTGAGCTACGGGCTCGGCACCGAGAACGACAATCTCCCGGCGTTTGTGGTACTGGTCACCGCCAACAAGGGAGGCCAACCTTTGGCTGCGCGGTTGTGGGGCAACGGTTTTCTACCTTCCCACCATCAAGGTGTCCAATTCCGTAGCGGCGACGACCCGGTGTTGTATTTAAATAGCCCCGCCGGGGTCGATCGGGCCAGCCGCGAGAAAGCCTTGGCTAGATTAGATGCGCTGCATCGGCTACAACCGGCCGATGCGCTGGTCGATACCCGCATTCGCCAATACGAGTTGGCCTTCCGGATGCAGGCCTCGATTCCTGAAGTGACCGATTTAACTACCGAGCCAGAGCATGTACTGGAAATGTACGGGCCCGATTCCCGCAAGCCAGGATCGTTCGCCGCGAACTGTCTGCTGGCGCGGCGTCTGGCGGAAAAGAACGTCCGCTTCATCCAACTCTATCATCAAGGTTGGGATCATCACGGTGGCTTGCCCAGCAGCATAAAAACACAGTGCAGCGAGACCGATCAACCAGCCGCAGCATTGATTCAAGACCTGAAGCAACGCGGCCTCTTAGACGAAACGTTGGTGGTTTGGGGAGGCGAATTTGGACGCACCAACTACTGCCAAGGCAAACTCGGCCCCAACAATTTCGGTCGTGATCACCACGGCCGCTGCTTCAGCGTATGGATGGCTGGCGGCGGAATTAAGGGGGGAGTCACACTGGGAACAACCGACGAATACGGCTTCAATATTGTCGACCAGCCGGTGCATATTCATGATCTGCAAGCTACCATAATGCATGTAATGGGGATCGATCACGAACGACTCACCTTCCGCCACCAAGGCCGGGCCTTCCGCCTGACCGATGTCCACGGGAAGGTCGTCCAGCCGATTCTGGCTTGA
- a CDS encoding type 1 glutamine amidotransferase, with protein MKIGILQAGYVPEPLVEKYGQYPEMFQRLLAGHGFEFQTYVVAAGEFPESVQACDGWLITGSADGAYESHAYIPPLENLIREIYAAEIPLAGICFGHQIMAQALGGKVAKHAAGWSIGQTRYQLGTDKIDCLAMHQDQVVTKPAAAEVIASSAFCANAGFAYPGSHGVKAMSFQFHPEFSPEYTRDSIAIKAGNALTEEQAAAAITTVREQNDSARIGQQLAEFFLTAKPAEH; from the coding sequence ATGAAAATCGGCATTCTTCAAGCAGGCTATGTGCCAGAGCCGCTTGTGGAAAAGTATGGGCAATACCCAGAGATGTTCCAGCGACTATTGGCCGGACATGGTTTCGAGTTTCAAACTTATGTGGTGGCCGCCGGAGAGTTCCCTGAAAGTGTTCAGGCGTGCGATGGTTGGTTAATCACCGGTTCCGCCGACGGCGCTTATGAATCGCACGCCTATATTCCACCGCTGGAAAATCTGATCCGTGAAATCTACGCGGCAGAGATCCCTTTGGCCGGCATTTGTTTCGGCCATCAGATCATGGCCCAAGCCCTCGGCGGAAAAGTGGCCAAGCACGCAGCCGGCTGGAGCATCGGCCAAACTCGATACCAACTCGGAACGGACAAGATCGATTGTCTCGCCATGCACCAAGACCAAGTCGTTACCAAGCCTGCCGCAGCGGAAGTGATCGCTTCCTCTGCTTTCTGCGCCAACGCAGGCTTTGCGTACCCAGGTAGTCACGGGGTAAAAGCGATGAGCTTTCAGTTTCACCCAGAGTTTTCCCCGGAGTATACTCGCGATTCGATCGCCATTAAGGCTGGCAACGCGCTTACGGAGGAGCAAGCCGCAGCAGCAATTACAACGGTCCGCGAGCAAAACGATTCCGCTCGAATCGGGCAGCAATTAGCCGAGTTCTTTCTTACGGCCAAGCCGGCGGAACATTAA
- a CDS encoding DUF1553 domain-containing protein, giving the protein MLSQRFPSRTLLVLVLMTLLTHGLRAEEPIDFATQIRPLLSDRCFHCHGPDADGREADLRLDEEESAHEASIVPGDPANSELFARISSTDPSDRMPPADSNRSLSAEEIELIRQWIAQGAKYDQHWAFRPITKPAVPQLEDDDWSRNEIDKFVLAKLRQEGVSPSPPAQPWRQLRRLSFDLNGLPPTLEELDAFLADPSEENYQANVTRLLASPRYGERLAAEWLDAARYSDTYGYQVDRGRFVWPWRDWVIRSLNANMPYDQFLTQQIAGDLLPDANQDSILATTFCRLHPQKVEGGSVPEEFRVEYVADRAQTVATAFLGLTMECARCHDHKYDPLSQREYYQLFAYFNNVDEAGLYSYFTSSIPTPTLLLTDEEQQANLDELDAEVASLEAEQAALYKHLVATTHAAGMTIPHPKPAEALSFDEGNVGGNRATLGPKGQAIELTGDDAINLKSGNFLRNQPFSVDLWIKTPDVKERAVIFHRSRAWTDAASRGYELLLEDGRLKWSLIHFWPGNAISIKATDQVPLNKWQHVTVTYDGSSRADGLRIFVDGKPAKVGIIRDKLTKQITGGGQDNIAIGERFRDRGFTDGQVDEFAVYDYELTPAEIALLNNKQSSPEVRQDYWIRRVRNEWTQAAANLAEARKERNDAYDRAQEIMVMRELDQPRPTYLLARGAYDAPTDEVLPKTPEALPGFAQQWPNNRLGLAKWMVDAKNPLTARVAVNRYWQLLMGEGLVRTPEDFGNQGSPPTHPQLLDWLAADFIEHGWDVKRLMRQIVTSSTYRQASEVSSEMLNRDPENKLLARAGKFRMSAEMVRDNTLFASGLLVEKIGGPPAKPYEVASSFKPIPHDHGKGLYRRSLYTYWQRTSPAPALMTFDASKRDVCQLKRERTSSPLQALVLLNGPQYVEAAKMLAARLLEQAEEGDTDETRVKRLFRMLTSRQPTEQELAILLQLHQEQLAHFQEMPDDAGKLLTVGEAKVPEKLPSAELAALTVVANMVMNFDGCVTRR; this is encoded by the coding sequence ATGCTCAGCCAACGATTTCCTTCGCGAACGCTTTTGGTGCTGGTCTTGATGACACTTCTGACGCATGGTCTTCGTGCGGAAGAACCCATCGATTTCGCCACGCAAATTCGCCCTTTGCTATCCGATCGCTGTTTTCATTGCCACGGCCCCGATGCCGATGGACGTGAGGCCGATTTGCGGCTTGATGAGGAAGAGAGCGCACACGAAGCTTCGATTGTGCCCGGTGATCCTGCCAACAGCGAACTGTTTGCCCGCATCAGTTCGACCGATCCCAGTGATCGAATGCCCCCTGCCGACTCGAATCGAAGTCTTTCTGCGGAAGAGATCGAGTTAATTCGGCAGTGGATTGCCCAAGGGGCGAAGTACGATCAACATTGGGCGTTCCGCCCCATCACCAAGCCAGCGGTTCCTCAGCTCGAGGATGACGACTGGTCGCGAAACGAGATCGATAAGTTCGTTCTCGCCAAGTTGCGGCAAGAGGGGGTCAGCCCGAGCCCGCCTGCCCAGCCGTGGCGTCAATTACGCCGGCTCTCCTTCGATCTCAATGGGCTGCCTCCCACGTTGGAAGAACTCGATGCCTTTCTGGCCGATCCCAGCGAAGAAAACTACCAGGCCAACGTGACCCGTTTGTTGGCTTCGCCTCGCTATGGCGAACGGCTGGCCGCCGAGTGGTTAGACGCGGCCCGCTACAGTGATACCTATGGCTACCAGGTCGATCGGGGCCGGTTTGTATGGCCGTGGCGCGACTGGGTGATTCGCTCGCTCAATGCGAACATGCCGTACGACCAGTTTCTCACGCAGCAGATCGCCGGTGATTTGCTGCCCGACGCCAACCAAGATTCCATCCTCGCCACAACCTTCTGTCGACTTCATCCGCAGAAAGTCGAAGGGGGAAGCGTCCCGGAAGAGTTCCGGGTGGAATACGTTGCCGACCGGGCACAAACCGTGGCTACCGCGTTTCTCGGCCTGACCATGGAGTGTGCTCGTTGCCACGACCATAAGTACGACCCGCTCAGCCAGCGGGAATATTATCAATTGTTTGCTTACTTCAACAACGTCGACGAGGCGGGGCTTTACTCGTATTTCACTTCCTCGATTCCCACGCCAACGCTCCTGCTGACCGACGAAGAGCAACAAGCGAATCTCGACGAGCTTGATGCAGAAGTCGCCTCCCTAGAGGCCGAGCAAGCGGCGTTGTACAAACATCTGGTCGCCACGACCCATGCCGCTGGCATGACCATTCCGCACCCTAAGCCGGCCGAGGCGTTATCGTTCGACGAAGGAAACGTCGGGGGAAATCGAGCAACGCTCGGCCCGAAAGGGCAAGCGATTGAGTTGACCGGCGACGATGCAATCAACTTGAAGTCAGGCAACTTCCTGCGAAATCAACCGTTCTCGGTCGATCTGTGGATTAAGACCCCGGACGTCAAAGAGCGGGCCGTCATTTTCCACCGCTCGCGGGCCTGGACCGATGCGGCCAGCCGGGGCTATGAACTGCTGCTGGAAGATGGGCGATTGAAATGGTCGCTTATTCACTTCTGGCCTGGCAATGCGATCAGCATCAAAGCGACCGATCAAGTCCCGCTTAATAAGTGGCAGCATGTGACGGTCACCTACGATGGTTCCAGCCGAGCCGATGGCCTGCGGATTTTTGTCGATGGCAAGCCTGCCAAAGTCGGGATCATTCGCGACAAGCTCACCAAGCAAATCACCGGAGGTGGGCAAGATAATATTGCGATTGGCGAACGATTCCGCGACCGTGGCTTTACCGATGGCCAAGTTGATGAGTTCGCGGTTTACGATTACGAACTGACCCCCGCCGAAATTGCTTTGCTCAATAACAAGCAGTCGAGCCCAGAGGTACGGCAAGACTATTGGATACGCCGCGTGCGGAACGAATGGACCCAGGCAGCAGCCAACTTGGCAGAAGCTCGTAAAGAACGAAACGACGCCTACGACCGGGCTCAGGAAATCATGGTCATGCGGGAACTCGACCAACCGCGGCCAACCTACTTGCTGGCGCGCGGCGCGTACGATGCCCCGACCGACGAGGTCTTACCGAAAACCCCAGAGGCATTGCCCGGTTTTGCCCAGCAGTGGCCCAACAATCGGCTGGGGCTGGCCAAATGGATGGTGGACGCCAAAAATCCCCTAACCGCGCGGGTGGCCGTAAATCGCTATTGGCAATTGCTCATGGGCGAAGGGCTGGTTCGTACGCCGGAAGATTTCGGAAACCAAGGATCACCGCCAACTCACCCCCAATTATTGGATTGGCTGGCTGCCGACTTTATCGAACATGGCTGGGATGTGAAGCGTTTGATGAGGCAGATTGTCACTTCGTCCACCTATCGCCAGGCATCGGAGGTCAGTTCCGAGATGCTCAACCGCGATCCCGAGAACAAGCTGCTTGCGCGGGCGGGCAAGTTCCGCATGTCTGCCGAGATGGTACGCGATAACACTCTTTTCGCCAGCGGGTTGCTGGTTGAAAAAATCGGCGGCCCGCCAGCGAAGCCGTACGAAGTTGCCAGCAGCTTTAAACCGATTCCGCACGATCACGGCAAAGGCCTGTATCGTCGCTCGTTGTACACCTACTGGCAGCGAACCAGCCCGGCGCCAGCGCTGATGACTTTCGATGCCTCGAAGCGGGACGTCTGTCAGTTGAAACGCGAACGAACGTCGTCTCCACTTCAAGCGTTGGTACTGCTGAATGGTCCCCAGTATGTGGAAGCCGCCAAAATGCTGGCCGCTCGGCTTCTGGAGCAGGCGGAAGAAGGGGATACCGACGAAACACGCGTGAAGCGGCTCTTTAGGATGCTGACCAGTCGCCAGCCAACCGAACAGGAACTGGCCATCTTGCTTCAGCTTCATCAAGAGCAGTTGGCCCACTTTCAAGAAATGCCTGACGATGCTGGTAAGCTGCTGACGGTTGGCGAGGCTAAAGTGCCAGAGAAGCTTCCCTCGGCCGAGTTGGCGGCGTTAACCGTGGTGGCCAATATGGTGATGAATTTCGACGGCTGTGTGACGCGTCGGTAA
- a CDS encoding PQQ-binding-like beta-propeller repeat protein yields MKSSSLIAIGGLLSLAFCFQPVVAADTSPENWANWRGPNVNGTSLSAKPPTNWSEEENIRWKVPVPGSGSSSPIIWGEKLFLLTAVPVAGEEKPAEATPEQPPQPAAAPRRGPGGRGGRGGGGFGRGEAPTTPVDFTVVCLNKTTGEKIWSKVATQQVPHEAGHGTNTFASSSVVTDGNLLIAFFGSRGIFCYDLDGNLLWERDLGKQQTRNAFGEGSTPALYQDTVIVPWDHEGDSFVLALDAKTGKDLWKKDRDEVTGWATPVVTQYNGQTQVILNGTTRVRSYDLKSGELLWECGGQATNPIPTPIIYNDMAICMTGYRGYAIYAIKLSAQGDVTKSDDAIVWSRNDVGPYIASATLYNDKLYVTKDRNGIVYCLDAKTGETIYGPQRLPEASTLYSSLVAADGKVYVSDRDGTTIVLDAGPEFKVLATNQIDEGIDASLAFSGDQLFLRGAKHLYCIEQKYAK; encoded by the coding sequence ATGAAATCTTCGTCCCTGATCGCCATCGGCGGGCTGCTCTCTCTAGCGTTTTGTTTCCAACCCGTTGTGGCGGCAGACACTTCTCCCGAAAACTGGGCGAATTGGCGGGGGCCGAACGTGAACGGAACCTCACTCAGCGCCAAGCCACCTACCAACTGGAGCGAAGAAGAAAACATTCGCTGGAAAGTCCCCGTCCCTGGCAGCGGCAGTTCGTCTCCGATTATCTGGGGAGAGAAGTTGTTTCTGTTAACGGCTGTTCCGGTCGCTGGGGAAGAGAAGCCAGCCGAAGCTACGCCTGAGCAACCCCCGCAACCAGCCGCCGCGCCTCGTCGCGGGCCAGGGGGAAGAGGAGGCCGCGGAGGTGGCGGTTTCGGGCGGGGGGAAGCACCTACGACACCGGTCGATTTCACCGTGGTTTGCTTGAACAAAACAACCGGCGAAAAAATCTGGTCGAAGGTCGCCACCCAGCAAGTGCCTCACGAAGCAGGCCATGGAACCAATACGTTTGCTTCGTCTTCGGTCGTGACCGATGGCAACCTCTTGATCGCGTTCTTCGGCTCGCGGGGGATTTTCTGCTACGACTTGGATGGCAACTTGCTCTGGGAGCGTGATCTCGGCAAACAGCAAACGCGTAATGCATTCGGCGAAGGCAGTACCCCAGCGCTTTACCAAGATACGGTGATTGTGCCGTGGGATCACGAAGGGGATTCGTTCGTGCTGGCACTCGATGCGAAAACGGGCAAAGACCTCTGGAAGAAGGACCGAGACGAAGTGACCGGCTGGGCAACTCCGGTAGTCACCCAGTACAACGGCCAAACCCAGGTTATCTTGAACGGGACAACGCGGGTGCGAAGTTACGATCTGAAATCGGGCGAACTCCTGTGGGAATGCGGCGGACAAGCCACCAATCCAATTCCCACCCCCATCATCTACAACGATATGGCGATCTGCATGACCGGGTATCGTGGTTACGCTATCTATGCGATCAAGCTGAGTGCCCAAGGAGACGTGACCAAAAGCGACGACGCAATCGTTTGGAGCCGCAACGACGTCGGCCCCTACATTGCCTCGGCGACTCTTTACAATGACAAGCTTTATGTCACAAAGGACCGTAACGGGATCGTCTATTGTTTAGATGCCAAGACCGGCGAAACCATTTACGGACCACAACGGTTGCCGGAAGCATCGACGCTTTATTCTTCGCTGGTTGCCGCCGACGGCAAGGTTTACGTCTCGGATCGAGATGGAACCACCATCGTGCTAGATGCCGGGCCGGAATTCAAAGTATTGGCCACCAATCAAATCGACGAAGGAATCGATGCCTCTCTGGCCTTCAGTGGCGATCAGCTTTTCCTGCGCGGCGCGAAGCACCTGTACTGCATCGAGCAAAAATACGCCAAATAA